A genomic stretch from Chaetodon auriga isolate fChaAug3 chromosome 17, fChaAug3.hap1, whole genome shotgun sequence includes:
- the LOC143335655 gene encoding lens fiber membrane intrinsic protein-like, with protein sequence MYSFMGGGLFCAIVGNILLVVSTATDYWMQYRLSGNYAHQGLWRYCMSNKCYMQTDSIAYWNATRAFMILSGMSCFAGIIAGIMSFSHFSSFERFNRSFAAGIMFFVSTFFVLLGMAIYTGVTVNFLGRRFGDWRFSWSYILGWVAMLMTFFAGIFYICAYRMCECRRGNGPR encoded by the exons GGAGGGGGCCTGTTCTGTGCTATTGTTGGTAATATCCTGTTGGTGGTCTCCACTGCAACGGACTACTGGATGCAGTACCGTCTCTCTGGGAACTATGCCCACCAGGGTCTGTGGAGGTACTGCATGTCCAACAAGTGCTACATGCAGACTGACAGCATAG CTTACTGGAATGCCACCAGGGCCTTCATGATCCTTTCAGGGATGTCGTGCTTCGCAGGCATCATCGCTGGCATCATGTCCTTCTCTCACTTCTCCTCCTTTGAAAGGTTCAACCGCTCCTTTGCTGCAGGAATCATGTTTTTCGTCTCCA ctttctttgttctgcTGGGTATGGCCATTTATACTGGAGTGACAGTCAACTTCCTGGGCAGGCGCTTCGGTGACTGGCGCTTCTCCTGGTCCTACATACTGGGCTGGGTGGCCATGCTCATGACCTTCTTTGCAG GTATTTTCTACATATGTGCCTACAGAATGTGTGAATGCAGGAGAGGAAACGGCCCACgctag